In the Colletotrichum lupini chromosome 4, complete sequence genome, tgccCCGCACTCGTGTGCCATCTCGTGGGAATCCGCGACAGGACGTACTAGTATTGAGCAGATTGATCACACTGCTCAGCATCGAGGCCTGGCCTCCCCCCTCCTTAGTATTTCTTCGGCGTTGTCTGCAGATTTGTATCCCATGCGTTAGCAAAGCTCTCTTCCATCTGGGTGATCTGCCTGTATGCGCCTTCTGCTTCTGCGGGGAGGATCGGGAATTCGGCATACCGTGACATTTCGCCGGAGCTTCCAGACGCAATTGAATTTGCGTTTCCATCAGTAAtgctagagtaattcgtcATAGTATTGCTCGCCCGTTTCGTGATTATCGATCACCGTCGGTGTCGTCGTCTTGATCAGTCGGTCGTCGGTCGTTGTTCGTTGTTCGCTGTCGTCGCCAGATTACGTCGCaaagctctctctctcgttcGAGTGGTTGGTAATAGTAGTCGCAAGCGCAATCGAAAAAGCGGAGGTCAGATAAGAATAAccaaaaaataaaaataaaaagagtccGTAAGAAGTTGCCGGATTGGGGAAGTAGAACGAAGTGTCCACAACTGTGACCCAAAGTCACAGAACACAGTCACAAGTTGTGAGTTATGATAGATATGGAGCTGTTTTGTGGATGGTATGTCGAGCAAAAGCTGAAAGCGTACGAGTAACAAGAGAGGTCGAAAGAAAGCAGTTGCTCGTCGTTTATCGGAAGAGgagagaagaaaagaaaagcaaGGCGGCGTTTCTCGGCTTCGCGGCGTTTGGAATGCGACTGCGGCTTGCGGTTACGGCTTTGCGGCTTGCGGCTGCAGGAGGTAGGTGGTCGGTCGTCACTCGTCAGTGGTGTTCGAGTCGTCGCACCCACCCACACACTCTCTCAGTCAGTCAAGGCGGAGAAGGCGTAGAGAAGACGTGACGTTGCGACGAATGGCCGGCGGAGAGTTTGCGCAGGGCAGCTGTGACGTGCTTTTGGAGGAATCTCTCGAAATCAATCGAGAAAAAGGTGGTTGCCCCTGCTGGGACAAACCTCGCAGGCTTCGGTTCGGGGTGTAGCGACCGAGTAATTCAAGGTTTCTGGTTCTGCGGTGGGCTGACGCTGGCTGAATGGGGCCGCCGGGCTGAGAAGGCAGCACTGGGACGGACGGTGGACGGGGTGGCCAATACCGGCCAGCAAGCACCTTTCGTCTGCCTGTCGATCTCTGGATGCCCTTCTTGGGGGGCGGCGACAAAACGAGTCACGACGGCACGTCCAAGGTGTCGAAGGTCGTCTCGGTCGCAAAGTCGCAGGACGGACGGATAGATCACACGACAATGTGCGATGCGATGCGATGGTCTTTTTGCTTCCCCCGGGACGTGGGTAAGGTGTATACGTGTACAAATGGGAAAAAGGACGTATGTATCCGTAGAACACTTCAGCCCCCCGCAGGTACAAAGTACACGCTGAACGGGAGAAAGACAGAAGGAGCAAGAGGAGGGACGAGGGTTCCCGCTCAATAACCGAGAAGtttaaaggtattaattatggACAGGCGGCGGGCAGCTCCCAGAGTAAGGTAGTATTAGGATGACAGGACCTGGTCGGGGGACTCGGGGCGGGTAAAACGAGCAGGCACAGGGTGTCGTGAGGGTGGTGGTACCTTGCGTCTTGCGTGGTGGTGGACTGCCAGTCTTGGTGGTGGTAGTGGTGGGTATTGGAGCAAGTGCAAGTTGGTCAGGGAAGTAAATGATGAACTGACGAGAGCGTTTGTTACCGCCGAGCAGAAGCTGTCCAATGCCATTGATTCTTGTTACACAGCATTACCTCCGGGGAGCTCTTAGGCAAGAAAACCGGAGACCCGCGACTGGAACTTGACGGGGCAAGCATTTGGCAGTTTAGCAATTCTTACGTATTGCCCAGACCACAATGGACCTTCGGTATCCGTTCCGACCTATGTACGTGCCTCATACCCTGCGGAGACTTCCATGACCACAGCCACGAGGCATTGGCACGTTCCCAAATGTCCGTCAGCGGCCAACACCGGCCCGCACAGGACAAGGCAAGACAGCATGGCACCAAGCAACAGAATGCCAGCAGGTCCTTACCTTAGCGTTCACCCAGCCCGCTCATCCGCTCCATGACACTTGCCTCACCCTGTGCTTGGCGCAGGGGCCGGCATGGAGTTGCACTGGAGAGTTTGAGGGGGAGCACGAGACTCAGACGACCCTCACATGCCGTTTGATGTCGTTGGTTTTGATGTGCCTCAACTTACCTAATGTCTGCTAGAAAAGTTGCTTTTACTTCTCCCTTTCATCGTCTTCCCCGGAACCGCCTCAGATATAGTTGGTTAGGATACCGAAGATATGTGAAGAATAATGACTTTGTAATTAGAGAGACATTGTGGGAAATGAGTCTCAATGCGCCCGAGACCAATTCATTCCATTGGCTGGTTCAGCCAGAGAGCCTCTTATCTAATCGTATGTCTTGGATCGGGTGGTCCGGTGGGTCAGTCACAAGCCACACTTTCCTGGGGCAGCTGGCCACACGGATTCTCAACTTCGAGATCCCAAGAGGAGAGCTTCAGCCACTCAACACCTTCCCTTGCTTCCTCACCTCCCAGCCTTACCACGCTAAATCGCAACCCGCGACGATCAGCTCTCGGGGAATTGCTTGCTTGTTTCGACTTACCTCCCAGCTACGACATTTTCCTCACCGGCAATCACCAGCAACGTCTTACGCTAGACACATCAAGCCTGAACCACGCGCGACGGCACACTAGCTGCGTAGTGGAATCCATCTCCTTGCTCCAAACGACACATACTCAAACACGCGACGACGCAAGGCGCGATATCCCCCATCACCATGGACACTTCCCTCGACAAGACGACGCTCTCAACAATATCCCTCCTCGAATCGCGTCTACTACGCATCGAGCACCTCCTATACGGCCCAACGGCACCCTCACACTCCTCCCAGACAGAATCAGCAGTCGATACCCTAGAAGATCTCGAGCGCCGCTTCAACCACCTCCTCTCCCGCATACGCGTATACGGTGAATTGATGAAGATCTGTACGTTCCTCCGCCAATTCTTATGCTCTGCCAAATCCCAAGCCTCATGAGCACAACTGACCCCAAAACCCCTTGCCAGACAACTCCCAACCAACCCTCTTCCAACCCCCGCCGCCCTCCGAGCCGCCAATCCACCTCGCCCCAGAAGCAATCCAAGCCACCGTCCTCGCCTCCGCTGCCGCCTTCCCGGCAACAGCCTCGTCCCTGACCTCCGTCAACGACTGCCCCATCCCCGAATCATCCCAGAGCGCGGCCCTCGCCTCCCTCATGCCCAGACTGCGCGGTATCGAAGCGACGCAGATTGCCCAGGAGGCCGAGATGGCCGAGCTGCGCGCCCGGAGTGAGGACGTCCTCCAGGCATGGTACCAGCAGGGCGTTTTGGGCGTCTCCGACTTCGTTGCCGATGTCGAAGGCCGGGTGGAGATGATTGAGCGCCGGGTGCGGAGAGCCGAACGAGAGAAGGAGGCCGCGGCAGCCCTTTGATATCTTCCGTCCGGGGATGTCACATCATGTTAACCTTTAACAATGGCTTAAAGACTATCAGCATACTGTGGTACACAGACGATTGCCGGTGGGCTTGCACCACAGGGCCCTGCATATACTTAGAACGCTGGTTATACCCCTAGGGCCGCTCAGTACGAACAGTCTACCTAGCCAAGTTCGAGATCAGGCCATCTGCCGGTACGCATGAAACGGAATGGTCACCTTAGGTGGGAGCTTTCCCGACGGCCATGACAGCAGCCCCAGCCGGGTTAGCAATGGAAAGCTTCCCAGCAACCACCACCAATATCATCACATGAGAATCCGATAAGTCGGTTACAGCACTCTCTCGGCGGATAGATTTTCTTCATCCCAAAAATTCCGGGTCAAAGAGAGGAAGCTTTGTCCACAAAGGAGTTTGGCAACGGGATGCTCCTGGCCCGACCTGCAGAAGACGTCGCCTCAAGCCATGTGCTCGGATGACCCCGAAAAGCTTGGTCTCGGCCGCCCGAACCACAACGGAGACACAGAAAGCTGCTCTCAAGAATGCAACATGATTGGGCCAAAGCCCCGATTGCATGGGTTGAATGGATGGGTCGGGTCAGGGGAGAGCAGTGTGCAGAATCACACACAAAGTGCTGGCCTCGCAGTGGCGGGATCTCCCTTCTCCGCGTTTCAGAAACAGGTTTATCGGACTTTGTCCCATGACTAATCAGTTGTGGCAAGACACACTGAACTCTGGCGAGTTGCTGGGAGGCTGAAAGAAACTCGGGAGTAACTTTAGCAAACGCTCGGGCGATGACTTGTCGGTTTGCTGGACCTGCTCTCTCCATAGTCGTGTAGACATGACCAGTGGCAAATTGGCGATAATACAAGAAGACTGAATGTAAAGTTTCCATCATCATGTCACGACATTGCTCTGCCCATATCCAACTGACCTAAGCATATCGGTGGAGGGGCCGCTCGAGCGCTGAGGTGACACTGGATGCTAGAATCGGGAGAAGCCTGATCTACCAGACCAGAAAAGCTTGGCTTCTCGGGTGCTGTCCAATGCAGCTCTCAGGGGGCCTCGTCCGTGAACACTGGGCACGGATGGCGAACTACAGGTGATGGCACCAAGCGGCTGACAACCCCTCACGATAGTGCCCAAGTAGCCAGCGTGTCAGCACAGCTTCTAGTCCGTCCGAGGTGGATCAGTGGCCATTTGAACTCGAAACCTTCTTCGTGAGGACTCCTGGCTGATAGCAGGTCAAAAATCAGGACTCAGTAGATCGGGTTCCTATGAAAACGTCGGCAGTCTATCGTTGAGAATTGACCAATAATGAAAATGGCAAGACTCGATACCCCGCGTCAGCCAAACTACCGGGTCACCAGATGCTCATTTCCCTGTTTTGCGACTGCTCAAGCTGACGTATCAAGCCACACGCAGGAGGACGAAAGCCACTGAGGCGTCGACATATTCAAGGGAACACCCTTGGAACCAGAGTCTACacataaactaataataacccccccTAGTTAAGGTAAGAGTCCTATGCATAATAGTAAGTGCTTAGATATTAGTAGATCCCGgctaaatttaactaatcggacttcggtttttttttttttattaaagtactcgggttagaaatattttaaaaataaattataattaattagggtactactacttaattgAAGTCcgctctataaaaaataattccgacttatactttttttttaccctaactaaGTCGCGTCCTTTtttctaaacttttatatcccttttttaaacttttaccttttattataacttttattagaaatttttattataaaacttactatcgtactcaaaatttattaataattaattaaaaatatttctaaattaattttataataccttcccgctactataatagtaatagctttaagttttatattaataataagaggggcCGGCTTAAAAATCTCTTTATATTCGAGACcgataatataagttttatctctattattataattaaatgcgtaatttatttatttatttttataataataaggttaagtaatcttattattaagagaactCTATTGCCGTTATTTAGAGGCTAATAgcctttattttaatagttattattagtcgttttttagtat is a window encoding:
- a CDS encoding nuclear distribution protein, encoding MRPRPIHSIGWFSQRASYLIWNPSPCSKRHILKHATTQGAISPITMDTSLDKTTLSTISLLESRLLRIEHLLYGPTAPSHSSQTESAVDTLEDLERRFNHLLSRIRVYGELMKIYNSQPTLFQPPPPSEPPIHLAPEAIQATVLASAAAFPATASSLTSVNDCPIPESSQSAALASLMPRLRGIEATQIAQEAEMAELRARSEDVLQAWYQQGVLGVSDFVADVEGRVEMIERRVRRAEREKEAAAAL